The Huiozyma naganishii CBS 8797 chromosome 3, complete genome genome contains a region encoding:
- the TVP18 gene encoding Tvp18p (similar to Saccharomyces cerevisiae TVP18 (YMR071C); ancestral locus Anc_2.534), with protein MALSIKQFFNTAGMLKDLRSFNFSVYGRWFGFINIILCVALGIANLFHVSGVIAFGIVSIVQGLIILFIEIPFLLKICPLSDNFIEFISRFETNGYRAMFYLAMAVIQYCSVILMVTSLLVVAICLTVSAVFYAVAFVKHQEFQNTNIIKNPADADFPHEAVVREML; from the coding sequence ATGGCATTGAGTATTAAgcagttcttcaacactGCAGGGATGCTGAAAGACTTGAGGAGCTTTAATTTCAGTGTATACGGGAGGTGGTTCGGCTTCATTAATATCATTCTGTGTGTTGCGCTGGGTATTGCCAATCTGTTCCACGTCAGCGGTGTTATTGCGTTCGGTATTGTCAGTATTGTGCAGGGCCTCATTATCCTGTTCATTGAGATACCGTTCCTTTTGAAGATATGCCCACTGAGTGATAACTTTATCGAGTTCATATCCAGGTTCGAGACGAATGGATACAGAGCGATGTTCTACCTTGCGATGGCCGTTATACAGTACTGCTCAGTCATATTGATGGTCACAAGCTTGCTCGTGGTCGCTATATGCCTGACGGTGTCGGCCGTTTTTTATGCTGTCGCCTTCGTTAAGCATCAAGAGTTCCAAAATACTAATATTATTAAGAATCCCGCTGACGCTGATTTCCCACACGAGGCTGTCGTTAGGGAAATGCTGTGA
- the NAT4 gene encoding N-terminal L-serine N(alpha)-acetyltransferase NatD (similar to Saccharomyces cerevisiae NAT4 (YMR069W); ancestral locus Anc_2.532), which yields MDENDLTLFLQTVDRQFPTVIGCDLNGTAVSLKRRIHYIEGVGDDDDESHNKIMSYPGGLPPLPPTTDDNPTAKEDNTCERCLRIFLEILDNNLGPVYARLSRKIYGNSKHWRENKWLEMLSAQLVYVSYWVSDSEPVLYTSFMLTEENGISSIESTDRVVYLYEIQLIEAIRRQKLGQAIVSYLTECALESPEVAAVALTVFSDNEKALKFYERLNFTYTIDSPRDEVTEKPRRRTAARTALDPARDSDVKVTIKKPTYYLLYLEVVNHV from the coding sequence ATGGACGAGAACGATCTTACTCTGTTTTTGCAGACTGTAGATAGACAATTCCCAACAGTAATAGGATGTGATCTAAACGGCACTGCggtttctttgaaaagaagaatccACTACATTGAAGGGGttggtgatgatgatgatgagtCACATAATAAGATAATGTCCTATCCCGGTGGGCTACCCCCGCTGCCCCCCACCACAGACGACAACCCGACGGCGAAAGAGGATAATACTTGCGAACGATGTCTCCGTATCTTTCTTGAGATCTTAGACAACAACTTGGGCCCCGTTTATGCAAGACTCTCTCGAAAAATATACGGGAACAGTAAGCACTGGCGAGAAAATAAGTGGTTGGAGATGCTCTCCGCTCAACTAGTATATGTCAGTTACTGGGTCAGTGACTCTGAACCAGTGTTGTACACTTCTTTTATGTTGACAGAAGAGAATGGTATCTCATCCATAGAGAGTACAGATAGAGTCGTATACCTCTACGAGATCCAGCTAATCGAGGCAATCCGTAGGCAGAAACTTGGGCAAGCCATTGTAAGTTACCTGACTGAATGTGCCCTGGAGAGCCCAGAAGTCGCAGCCGTTGCGTTGACTGTATTTAGTGACAACGAAAAAGCTCTAAAGTTCTACGAGCGTCTAAATTTCACATACACCATTGATTCGCCACGAGACGAAGTTACAGAAAAGCCCAGAAGACGAACAGCTGCCCGCACGGCGCTAGACCCTGCTAGAGACAGCGATGTTAAAGTAACTATAAAGAAGCCTACCTATTACCTGTTGTATTTGGAAGTGGTAAATCATGTGTAA
- the MOT3 gene encoding Mot3p (similar to Saccharomyces cerevisiae MOT3 (YMR070W); ancestral locus Anc_2.533), which translates to MNPWIRQLAPQYPLMVDNNNNNTSNNPGANNSGGVLVNENNGFKRDQRTLLHPLSSTPRNSESLPANSNTVANGYGYQLFQPYVLQPSPHYQAYQNAPANYNMLAQQQQQQHHQQQAQQGQRPQAQQTPQQGPYHYQYNVLRLSQPTVGSPTPSINSLTGSANSANGSNGIGNQNGSGVTSNSTLSFGIGQPSDGLGSNNSSNSSLSSSSSTSNNNSTGSKSVATTTNNGTTKKTHSPLIYDLRTVVTPHSLISINDQKPGNGSNNGRGSFVAGTPRLARNDSTSEAPPPQQVNGAMNPKHYAGTNFNNGMGNNNNGQRMLNPAPFQQQLYSIPMNGPYQYQQQRHHSYSGAVINNPTPGYSLSNSALATSSKFPFGDDANGNGTDNILKKGTGANDITGIVNNGTIPSEQDTSNNKLTITTLTNSDNSSPSNFIHKCHLCEKSFKRRSWLKRHLLSHSAERHYLCPWCLSRHKRKDNLLQHMKLKHSNYLLDELKNANVSFNWGTYDGQNSTDSMPKTLSGYPDSSIKKLLYRGILNKDDVKRVLNKIIERSN; encoded by the coding sequence ATGAATCCTTGGATCCGACAACTAGCACCACAATACCCTCTAATGGTtgacaataataataacaacaCATCGAATAATCCAGGGGCAAACAATTCAGGCGGTGTTTTGGTCAACGAAAATAACGGATTTAAGAGAGACCAACGAACTCTGTTGCACCCTTTGAGCTCTACTCCTAGAAATTCCGAGTCTTTGCCCGCCAATTCAAATACTGTCGCGAACGGTTACGGGTACCAGTTATTTCAACCGTACGTACTCCAACCTTCCCCACACTATCAGGCATATCAAAACGCACCCGCAAATTATAATATGCTTGctcagcaacagcagcagcagcatcacCAACAGCAGGCTCAACAAGGCCAGCGACCGCAGGCTCAACAGACACCACAACAGGGACCCTATCACTACCAGTATAATGTATTAAGGTTATCTCAGCCTACTGTCGGGTCACCCACACCGTCTATCAACAGTTTGACTGGTAGTGCCAACAGTGCGAATGGATCAAATGGTATCGGCAACCAGAACGGTAGTGGTGTAACAAGTAACAGTACCCTATCGTTCGGTATTGGTCAGCCTAGCGACGGATTAGGCTCGAATAACAGTTCAAACTCTAGTCTAAGTAGCTCTTCTTCGACAAGCAATAACAATAGTACTGGAAGCAAGAGTGTTGCTACCACTACAAACAATGGTACGACCAAAAAAACGCACTCGCCGCTCATCTATGACCTGCGGACAGTAGTCACACCACATTCTCTCATATCAATCAATGATCAGAAACCCGGTAATGGTAGTAATAACGGCAGAGGCTCATTTGTCGCTGGGACGCCACGTTTGGCCAGGAATGATAGCACATCGGAAGCACCTCCACCTCAACAGGTGAACGGTGCAATGAATCCAAAGCATTACGCAGGGacaaacttcaacaatggtatggggaacaacaacaatggACAACGAATGCTGAACCCGGCGCCATTCCAGCAGCAGTTATATTCCATCCCAATGAACGGTCCATACCAataccaacagcaacgcCACCACTCTTATTCTGGTGCAGTTATCAATAATCCAACACCAGGGTATTCACTATCCAACAGTGCGTTAGCGACGTCATCCAAATTCCCATTCGGCGACGATGCCAATGGTAATGGCACTGATAATATTCTTAAAAAGGGCACAGGGGCCAATGACATCACTGGTATTGTGAATAATGGTACAATACCAAGCGAGCAGGACACTTCGAACAATAAACTGACGATAACGACGCTGACAAATTCCGATAACTCTAGCCCGTCTAACTTTATCCATAAATGTCATCTTTGTGAGAAATCGTTCAAGAGGAGATCTTGGTTGAAGAGACATTTGTTGTCACATTCTGCAGAGAGACACTACCTATGTCCATGGTGTCTGAGCAGACACAAGAGGAAAGACAATCTGCTTCAACACATGAAGTTAAAGCATTCAAACTATCTCCTGGATGAACTGAAAAACGCCAATGTTAGTTTCAATTGGGGGACATATGACGGTCAGAATTCCACTGACTCTATGCCCAAGACACTATCTGGTTATCCCGACTCCTCCATCAAAAAGTTGCTCTATCGAggtattttgaacaaagatGATGTCAAAAGAGtcttgaacaagatcatTGAAAGAAGCAATTGA